TACCGCAGTATCTGAGAATACGATCCATGCCAGCGGAACGATCAAAGCAATCGCCGATAATCATGAAAGTGTCCGTATTTTTCATAATCCCATTCCAGAGCTGCGATGGTCATCAATGGTGATGGCGTTTGACGTTATCGATCATGAGTTAACCCATCCGTTGTCAGTCGGGGATCGAGTCGATTTTGAATTTATCCAAAAAGACGGAAAAAATGTCATAGTACGGA
The sequence above is drawn from the Sulfuricurvum sp. genome and encodes:
- a CDS encoding copper-binding protein gives rise to the protein MKSKLLSAVCVGLVTVTPMVWGMDMGENHSHPKSTAVSENTIHASGTIKAIADNHESVRIFHNPIPELRWSSMVMAFDVIDHELTHPLSVGDRVDFEFIQKDGKNVIVRMKKQ